The genomic window ATGTCGGTTTCTTATTGGTTTGAAAAGCGACCAGTTCAATCTGGGCGGCGAGTTCGGTGGCGGTGATTGCTTCTTTCCCGACCACAGCGACGATCTTGTCAACGGTTTCGCGCTTTTGGGCCGATACATGAGCCGACATCGAAACGAGCGCGATTGCTGTAAGAAGAAAAATGGAGGGACGATTCATCTCTTAGTTATTACTCCCAGTTGAAGTGGTATCCTGAACGGTATATTTTTTGGTGTCGATGGCTTCACGAAGAACATCTTCATACACCTCGATCTTTGTTGTTGCCTTGCGTGCTTCGATCCACTGAGATATCGCACCGTTACGAGTATCATCAACCAATTTTGTGACAATTTCACGCTTTACGTCCAAGTAGTCTTTGAGGGCAGACGGGAGTTTATCGGCTACATAGAAAATTGAGTATTTGCCGGTAGTAAAGACCGGCCCTCCAATTGATCCCACTGGCAGTTTTGTTGCCTCGGCAAAAATTTCAGGAAACCATTGTTCTTCGATATATCCAAGGTCACCGTTGGTGCTTCGCTGTGCCGGACGCTCAGTATAGTCGACGGCTTTGTCTTTGAAGTTTTCAAGTGATTTTACATCGCCCACAAGCCGTTTGGCCAGCAGTTCATCGCCGGTTAAAATCTCAAAGACACGCACTTTTGCCGGTTCGGTAAACTCCTCGCGGTGCTCCTCATAGTATTTGCGTGAGGCAGAGTCAGTGACCATAAGTCCGGCAGGTATTGTATCAGTTCGCATGATATCCGCCATGCTCAGGTCTTTGAATAGTTGCATTTTTCGTTTGAACTCAGGTTCGTTCTCGAGACCTTCAAGACTGGCTTCATAGGCGAGAAAATCCGGCTTCTTTAGTTCGAAGATGAAAACCTCAAGCGAGTCGTAATCGTCGAAGTCGGGGCGGTACTGAGGAGGAATTTCTGCGGCACGGGTCAGGTAGTCAAAGAGCGAAATTTGGCCGCCATTCCATGTGGCGAGCACAAGTTCTTTTTCATTTCGGTCAAGCTGCTGAACATCGAAATCACTTTTCGGCAGCCCGGCAAGAAGCTGGGGAGGATAAAGGTTTTCGCGTTTGTGCAGGACATACTGGGAGGTTGCTGTATCGACTGTGACTGGATATTTGGCTGCGATCTGATCGAAATATTCGTATGTGACTGTGTTTCGCTTATTTCCCAAGACAGCTTCACGCAGTGAGGGTTTGAGTTGCTCGTATTCGCCTCGATTAGCGTTCGCTTTTTTGTCGATAAGTTTGATAATATGATACCCAAATCGGGATTTGATCGGCGGCGAGACTTCGCCCGGCTGAAGTGCGAAAGCTACTCTTTGAAATTCATCGACAGTCGCGCCCCATTCAAACCACCCAAGATCGCCGCGCGTGCGCTTTGCGGTTGCATCGGTGGAGTAATCATAGGCAAGCTGTTCGAAATTCTCGCCCGCCTTTACTTTTTCAAACACCAAATTGGCTGAGTCTTCGGTCCGAAGGAGAATCTGATAGGCATGGATGGTGTATTCGAGATTGTCATAAAATTCACGAATTTCGGCTTCGGTGACATCGACTTTGGAGGAAACATGCTTCTCATAGAGCATATCGAGCAAAAACTTGTCCTTGTTGGCCAAGACTACGCGGGCCACCTCCTCATGCTTGTCGATATTTTTCTCATAGGCTCCCTGGATAAGGAGGCGGCTGTGAATAATCGAATCAAGAACA from Candidatus Zixiibacteriota bacterium includes these protein-coding regions:
- a CDS encoding peptidylprolyl isomerase; amino-acid sequence: MNRGAIKSLIGAITVSAFLFAGCSKSDNNVIAEVGDYEITLQELDDMTRNVNFNFGTADEEFTAKRNVLDSIIHSRLLIQGAYEKNIDKHEEVARVVLANKDKFLLDMLYEKHVSSKVDVTEAEIREFYDNLEYTIHAYQILLRTEDSANLVFEKVKAGENFEQLAYDYSTDATAKRTRGDLGWFEWGATVDEFQRVAFALQPGEVSPPIKSRFGYHIIKLIDKKANANRGEYEQLKPSLREAVLGNKRNTVTYEYFDQIAAKYPVTVDTATSQYVLHKRENLYPPQLLAGLPKSDFDVQQLDRNEKELVLATWNGGQISLFDYLTRAAEIPPQYRPDFDDYDSLEVFIFELKKPDFLAYEASLEGLENEPEFKRKMQLFKDLSMADIMRTDTIPAGLMVTDSASRKYYEEHREEFTEPAKVRVFEILTGDELLAKRLVGDVKSLENFKDKAVDYTERPAQRSTNGDLGYIEEQWFPEIFAEATKLPVGSIGGPVFTTGKYSIFYVADKLPSALKDYLDVKREIVTKLVDDTRNGAISQWIEARKATTKIEVYEDVLREAIDTKKYTVQDTTSTGSNN